One Pontibacter deserti genomic region harbors:
- a CDS encoding SixA phosphatase family protein, which produces MKLPFYFRFILALVIGLAWSCNQSPESNAATNAGNGTVTTVYVVRHAEKVTADSTNQDPVLTPAGEARAKALVAYLNGKPVDAVYSTKYKRNSLTVKPLADARKMPINTYEAHDFEGLKKQILQNNAGKTVVVVGHSNTILPIVEAFGAKKPFAEVADSKYDHIFKITIKADNTATVEAATYGAATN; this is translated from the coding sequence ATGAAACTTCCTTTTTACTTTCGTTTTATACTTGCTCTAGTGATCGGGTTAGCCTGGTCGTGCAATCAGTCGCCGGAGTCTAATGCAGCCACCAATGCCGGCAATGGCACTGTTACTACTGTTTATGTAGTACGACATGCCGAAAAAGTAACTGCAGATTCAACAAATCAGGACCCGGTACTTACTCCTGCAGGCGAAGCACGTGCGAAAGCTTTAGTTGCTTACCTTAATGGCAAACCAGTAGATGCAGTGTATAGCACCAAGTATAAGCGCAATAGTTTAACTGTAAAACCATTGGCTGATGCCCGTAAAATGCCGATAAACACTTACGAAGCACACGATTTTGAAGGGCTAAAGAAGCAGATCCTGCAGAACAATGCCGGCAAAACGGTAGTAGTGGTTGGTCATTCTAATACCATACTTCCTATAGTTGAAGCGTTTGGAGCTAAAAAGCCTTTCGCCGAAGTGGCAGACAGCAAGTATGATCACATCTTTAAAATAACTATTAAGGCTGATAATACTGCTACCGTAGAAGCTGCTACATATGGTGCTGCTACCAACTAA
- a CDS encoding RDD family protein: protein MQAIHVNTGERLVRATIGMRAIALLIDVVLILIIAAIADYYTISSNETTFLWKPETFLYLLLGWLYFAGAESSSVQATLGKYLLDVKVVGKPNSRLTFKCATIRYFAKPLSLVIMLMRFVRGLPVANHRYFHNRVTDAYVVKTTRNNSYQLH, encoded by the coding sequence ATGCAGGCTATTCATGTTAATACTGGTGAACGATTAGTAAGAGCTACTATCGGGATGCGTGCTATAGCTTTGCTGATTGATGTAGTGCTTATACTTATAATTGCAGCTATAGCCGATTATTATACCATTAGCAGCAATGAAACAACGTTTTTATGGAAACCCGAAACGTTTCTATACTTGCTGCTGGGCTGGCTATACTTTGCCGGTGCCGAATCAAGCTCGGTGCAGGCAACATTAGGTAAATACCTGCTGGACGTAAAGGTGGTAGGCAAGCCTAATTCACGCCTTACTTTTAAATGCGCCACTATCCGCTATTTTGCCAAGCCGCTTTCACTGGTAATTATGCTCATGCGGTTTGTACGTGGCTTGCCGGTTGCCAATCACCGGTACTTCCATAACCGGGTAACAGATGCTTATGTGGTTAAAACCACCCGGAACAACAGCTACCAATTGCACTGA
- a CDS encoding methylated-DNA--[protein]-cysteine S-methyltransferase — protein sequence MLADFYTCSFLTPIGYLNLAATDKHLISCLFSDIAYPTTPEQPAVLQQAIIQLDEYFAGTRQQFDLPLQPEGTDFQKKVWDYLSSIPFGKTTSYMAVARVVSGEKAIRAIGAANGKNPICLIVPCHRVIGSDGSLTGYAGGLWRKEWLLKHEGILKPTQQLALF from the coding sequence ATGCTCGCTGACTTTTATACCTGCTCATTCCTAACACCTATTGGCTATCTGAACTTGGCTGCTACCGATAAACATCTGATATCATGCCTGTTTTCGGATATAGCCTACCCTACCACCCCGGAGCAACCTGCAGTTTTACAGCAAGCTATCATCCAGCTCGACGAATATTTTGCCGGTACACGCCAGCAATTTGACTTACCCTTACAACCCGAAGGCACTGATTTCCAGAAGAAAGTGTGGGATTATTTAAGTTCTATACCTTTTGGCAAAACAACTTCTTATATGGCAGTGGCACGCGTTGTTTCCGGAGAGAAAGCAATACGGGCTATTGGTGCGGCTAATGGCAAAAACCCTATTTGCCTTATTGTTCCCTGCCACAGAGTGATCGGCAGCGACGGCAGCCTTACGGGTTATGCCGGTGGTTTATGGCGCAAAGAGTGGCTGTTAAAGCACGAAGGCATCCTGAAACCTACACAACAACTGGCGTTATTTTAA
- a CDS encoding toxin-antitoxin system YwqK family antitoxin, which yields MKRTFTTSIIFSVICYLLISQPAVAQESSTQTIKPSDCIQATEGNKYKFFFQTDYKLTDPECASIYRESSFDVSEVVFSGPFKDYRVDGLLLVEGAYKNGYLDSMHLIKYLNGNTWQRGNYKDGIMVGSWEYFFPDGKPMYTIRINGDKVCLDQVWNQDGKLTVVNGNGKATIYQYKNNSENNDAGSYWRGEVKNGLLQGSWKQYIKGQATSVEEIYRNGKFVKGYDSGEFFNIANFFSLGQEQSFVFAEAFRISDCGPNSAGNTPPLYPRGEETLRKDILNNVGKPLVGGKVIISFEVGEDGQLSEFSYETKVGVENLVKKAIIKLGPWHPAKLSNKVIAQKVTLALELSGSSPSEGGFKTQMQMNQNPHNIMNDPETKITLNPPTYKAKD from the coding sequence ATGAAAAGAACCTTTACCACATCGATTATTTTTTCTGTAATCTGCTACCTGCTTATAAGCCAGCCGGCTGTTGCACAGGAAAGTTCAACCCAAACTATAAAACCATCGGATTGTATACAGGCCACGGAAGGGAACAAATACAAATTCTTTTTCCAAACAGATTATAAGCTAACTGATCCTGAATGCGCTTCTATTTATAGAGAATCCTCCTTTGATGTTTCTGAAGTGGTATTTAGTGGTCCATTTAAAGACTACAGAGTAGATGGTTTATTATTAGTAGAAGGAGCCTACAAGAATGGCTATTTAGATAGTATGCATTTAATTAAGTACTTAAATGGCAATACATGGCAAAGAGGTAACTATAAGGATGGTATAATGGTTGGATCCTGGGAATACTTTTTTCCTGATGGTAAACCAATGTATACCATCAGGATTAATGGTGATAAGGTTTGTTTAGACCAAGTATGGAATCAGGATGGAAAACTTACGGTTGTAAACGGAAACGGAAAAGCTACTATTTATCAGTATAAGAACAATTCTGAAAACAATGATGCTGGTTCATATTGGAGAGGTGAGGTTAAGAATGGGTTGCTACAAGGGAGCTGGAAGCAGTATATTAAAGGCCAAGCTACTAGTGTAGAAGAAATCTATAGAAACGGTAAGTTTGTAAAAGGATATGATTCTGGAGAGTTTTTTAATATCGCTAATTTCTTTTCGTTAGGTCAGGAACAATCTTTTGTTTTTGCAGAAGCATTCAGGATATCTGATTGTGGTCCTAATTCAGCAGGCAATACACCTCCTTTGTATCCTCGTGGAGAAGAAACACTTAGAAAAGACATTTTAAATAACGTGGGAAAACCACTTGTAGGAGGGAAAGTAATTATTTCTTTTGAAGTAGGAGAGGACGGGCAATTGTCTGAATTTAGCTATGAAACAAAAGTTGGAGTAGAAAATTTAGTTAAAAAAGCTATAATTAAATTAGGTCCTTGGCATCCGGCGAAACTTTCAAATAAAGTTATTGCACAAAAGGTAACCCTTGCACTTGAATTGAGTGGGAGTAGTCCCAGTGAGGGTGGGTTCAAAACTCAAATGCAAATGAATCAGAATCCACATAATATTATGAATGATCCTGAAACTAAAATAACATTGAACCCGCCAACCTATAAGGCAAAAGACTAA
- a CDS encoding outer membrane beta-barrel protein produces MKRLILLACTAFIIVQASAQDQSKSFYATVGIGASVKKGDGNTTKTFEVSPAINYLLNERWSIGLFVEHSRAVSKSESVQVGTGTGSYSREIKSSQQSWYLGPQVRYFYPVHNKLFIFAEAQAGYIHATSDASNGYLWVGVGGNRQRNTGVSSGQSDIESYTTALQAYVSPGLMYFIKPRFGLELKMNALQYNHGLKDSRLPGGETEDREFEADLCLEGSTIGASFYF; encoded by the coding sequence ATGAAACGACTTATACTTTTAGCCTGCACTGCATTTATTATAGTTCAAGCATCCGCTCAGGATCAGTCAAAATCTTTTTATGCAACTGTTGGCATCGGAGCTTCAGTAAAAAAAGGAGATGGCAACACTACCAAAACATTTGAAGTTAGCCCAGCTATCAATTATTTACTTAATGAAAGATGGTCTATAGGTTTGTTTGTAGAACATAGCAGGGCTGTCAGTAAATCAGAGTCTGTACAAGTAGGTACAGGTACTGGGTCTTATAGCCGAGAAATAAAATCTAGCCAGCAGTCATGGTATCTCGGACCTCAAGTACGCTACTTTTATCCTGTCCATAATAAACTTTTTATTTTCGCTGAAGCGCAAGCCGGTTACATACATGCAACTTCTGATGCAAGCAATGGATATCTATGGGTTGGAGTAGGTGGAAACCGTCAACGCAATACTGGTGTAAGCTCAGGACAAAGCGATATAGAAAGTTACACTACAGCTCTGCAGGCATATGTATCTCCAGGTTTGATGTATTTCATAAAGCCACGTTTTGGCTTAGAACTGAAAATGAATGCACTGCAATACAACCATGGATTAAAAGACAGCAGACTGCCAGGTGGGGAAACTGAAGACCGTGAGTTTGAAGCAGATCTATGCCTAGAGGGTTCAACTATAGGAGCAAGTTTCTATTTTTAA
- the dnaK gene encoding molecular chaperone DnaK yields the protein MGKIIGIDLGTTNSCVAVMEGNEPVVIPNSEGRRTTPSIVAFLDGGNGERKVGDPAKRQAITNPQNTIASIKRFMGHSYNEVSEEAKQVSYKVVQGSNNTVRVEIGDRQYTPQEISAMVLQKMKATAEDYLGTTVTEAVITVPAYFNDAQRQATKEAGQIAGLEVKRIINEPTAAALAYGLDKKHKDQKIAVFDLGGGTFDISILELGDGVFEVLSTNGDTHLGGDDFDQKIINWLADEFKNDEGIDLRQDPMALQRLKEAAEKAKIELSSSNETEINLPYIMPVNGIPKHLVRKLTRAKFEQLSDDLIRRSMDPCRKALQDAGLSTSDIDEVILVGGSTRIPRVQEEVEKFFGKKPSKGVNPDEVVAIGAAIQGGVLTGEVKDVLLLDVTPLSLGIETMGGVMTKLIESNTTIPTKKSETFSTASDNQPSVEIHVLQGERPMARDNRTIGRFHLDGIPPAPRGVPQIEVIFDIDANGILHVTAKDKATGKEQKIRIEASSGLSEQEIERMRQEAEANAEADKKAKEEIEKLNAADSMIFQTEKQLKEYGDKLSAGNKSAIEDALGKLRTAHGAKDIAGIDAALEGLNNAWSAASQEMYAAGAGQEGAAGAQAGGNGQQGGPQGAAADGGVTDVDYEEVDGNK from the coding sequence ATGGGAAAAATAATTGGTATTGACTTGGGTACAACCAACTCGTGCGTTGCTGTAATGGAAGGTAACGAGCCGGTGGTTATACCTAACAGCGAAGGCCGCAGAACAACGCCGTCTATCGTTGCATTTCTGGATGGCGGTAACGGTGAGCGTAAAGTAGGTGATCCTGCAAAACGCCAGGCAATTACAAACCCACAGAACACGATCGCTTCGATCAAACGTTTTATGGGTCACAGCTACAACGAGGTTAGCGAAGAAGCAAAACAGGTATCTTACAAAGTAGTACAGGGTAGCAACAACACAGTGCGTGTTGAGATCGGCGACCGCCAGTACACGCCACAGGAAATTTCGGCAATGGTGCTTCAGAAAATGAAGGCTACTGCAGAAGATTACCTTGGCACAACTGTAACAGAAGCGGTTATTACCGTACCAGCTTACTTTAACGATGCACAGCGCCAGGCTACCAAAGAAGCCGGACAGATTGCTGGTCTTGAAGTGAAGCGTATCATTAACGAGCCGACAGCAGCAGCGCTTGCTTATGGTCTGGATAAAAAACACAAAGATCAGAAGATTGCGGTATTCGACTTAGGTGGTGGTACGTTCGATATTTCTATACTTGAGCTGGGTGATGGCGTGTTTGAAGTACTTTCTACGAATGGTGATACACACTTGGGTGGTGACGACTTCGACCAGAAGATCATTAACTGGCTGGCAGATGAGTTTAAGAACGACGAAGGCATTGACCTGCGTCAGGACCCAATGGCCCTGCAGCGTCTGAAAGAAGCTGCTGAAAAAGCTAAGATCGAGTTGTCTTCTTCAAACGAGACGGAGATTAACCTGCCATACATTATGCCGGTGAACGGTATTCCGAAGCACTTAGTGCGCAAACTAACTCGCGCTAAGTTCGAGCAGCTTTCAGACGATCTGATTCGTCGTTCGATGGATCCATGCCGCAAAGCACTTCAGGATGCTGGATTATCTACTTCTGATATCGACGAAGTAATATTAGTAGGTGGTTCTACCCGTATCCCGAGAGTACAGGAAGAAGTTGAGAAGTTCTTCGGTAAGAAGCCTTCTAAAGGTGTTAACCCGGATGAGGTTGTGGCGATTGGTGCTGCAATTCAGGGTGGTGTATTGACAGGTGAAGTAAAAGATGTACTGCTACTTGACGTAACGCCGCTTTCACTGGGTATCGAGACAATGGGTGGTGTGATGACTAAACTAATTGAGTCTAACACAACCATTCCTACGAAGAAATCTGAGACTTTCTCTACTGCATCTGATAACCAGCCATCTGTAGAGATCCACGTACTGCAGGGTGAACGCCCAATGGCCCGCGATAACCGCACCATTGGTAGATTCCACCTGGATGGTATTCCACCAGCACCTCGTGGTGTTCCGCAGATCGAAGTAATTTTCGACATCGATGCCAACGGTATACTTCACGTAACGGCTAAAGATAAAGCTACTGGTAAAGAGCAGAAGATCCGTATCGAGGCTTCTTCTGGTCTGAGCGAGCAGGAAATCGAAAGAATGCGCCAGGAAGCTGAAGCCAACGCTGAAGCTGATAAGAAAGCGAAGGAAGAAATTGAAAAGCTGAACGCAGCCGACTCTATGATCTTCCAGACCGAAAAGCAACTGAAAGAATATGGCGATAAGTTATCTGCTGGTAACAAGTCTGCGATTGAAGATGCTTTAGGTAAGCTAAGAACAGCGCACGGAGCGAAAGACATTGCTGGAATTGATGCTGCATTGGAAGGTCTGAACAATGCCTGGAGTGCTGCATCGCAGGAGATGTACGCAGCCGGTGCCGGACAAGAAGGCGCTGCAGGTGCACAAGCCGGCGGTAATGGCCAGCAAGGTGGTCCGCAAGGCGCAGCAGCTGACGGCGGCGTAACCGACGTAGATTACGAAGAAGTAGACGGTAACAAGTAA
- a CDS encoding DUF6056 family protein, translating into MPLLPQENRFHTYTYWILIAAGIYTLLPYLILSFYSHPQADDFSFAVRDQEFSYLTVLQDYYTNWTGRYFSTITLFRINPMISGSLVLYKIYPLVLLLSFCAALYYAIDTITNKAFNKKQLLALASILFTLYLLQLPSPSEGFYFFSTYATYQLPNILMLVLLAVLYKFLQAKSRLSKVGYTGLVSILCAAMIGSNEMALVVTFTTVLLITIANLKNAEARSYLLFLLLVCVICCLVAVLAPGNFNRMSSHPNAGKLLWSVVYAAFMTVLSFYRWLLPILAASVVYILYFGLPLAEKLKYSRAFRIDIRLAIVYFLTTIFLMNFVFAWSTGERATPRLENVIYFFFLFGWFYLLQLTIQKYKQALTLEQKPPLAIPAFVLLIFILSILSVENNISTAYIDLISGKAAAYNKALIQRYTQLKKSDCKVCTVDPLPAIPKTIYFADIISQAEQNKAASDMMWVNKGLAAYWGKSIIYLSKPNPPIQDNLTSLRNAGKSTLREKSVIK; encoded by the coding sequence ATGCCCTTGCTACCACAGGAGAACCGTTTCCATACTTATACTTACTGGATACTAATAGCTGCAGGCATTTATACCTTGTTGCCCTACCTTATACTTTCTTTTTATAGCCACCCGCAGGCCGACGACTTTAGTTTTGCAGTACGCGACCAAGAGTTTAGTTACCTGACTGTTTTACAAGACTACTATACTAATTGGACAGGCCGTTATTTCAGCACTATAACGCTGTTTCGCATCAATCCTATGATTAGTGGCTCGCTTGTGCTTTATAAAATATATCCATTGGTTTTACTGCTTTCATTTTGTGCTGCGCTATACTATGCAATTGATACTATTACGAATAAAGCTTTCAACAAAAAACAACTGCTGGCACTAGCGTCCATACTTTTTACCTTATACTTACTGCAGCTTCCAAGCCCCTCCGAAGGCTTTTACTTTTTCTCTACTTACGCTACGTACCAGTTACCCAATATACTAATGTTGGTACTGCTGGCGGTACTTTATAAATTCCTTCAAGCCAAGAGCAGGTTAAGCAAAGTGGGCTATACTGGACTGGTAAGTATACTTTGTGCAGCCATGATCGGTTCAAATGAGATGGCCTTAGTTGTTACATTTACTACAGTGCTCTTAATAACTATAGCAAACCTGAAAAACGCAGAAGCCCGTTCGTACCTCTTGTTCCTGCTTTTGGTTTGTGTTATTTGCTGCCTTGTGGCGGTGTTAGCGCCTGGCAATTTTAACCGCATGAGCAGCCACCCCAATGCAGGTAAGCTGTTATGGTCGGTGGTGTATGCCGCTTTTATGACGGTACTTTCTTTTTACCGCTGGTTGCTTCCAATACTTGCAGCTTCAGTAGTTTACATTTTATACTTTGGGTTACCACTGGCAGAAAAACTAAAGTATAGCCGTGCATTCAGAATAGATATAAGACTAGCCATAGTATACTTTCTCACTACCATCTTCCTGATGAATTTTGTTTTTGCCTGGTCTACCGGCGAACGTGCTACGCCACGTTTAGAGAATGTGATCTATTTCTTTTTCCTGTTTGGATGGTTTTACCTGTTGCAGCTAACCATACAGAAGTACAAACAAGCTTTAACTTTAGAGCAGAAGCCCCCGTTGGCAATACCAGCATTTGTATTGCTCATTTTTATACTTAGCATTTTATCAGTTGAGAACAACATCAGCACAGCTTATATTGATCTGATCTCGGGTAAGGCTGCTGCTTACAATAAGGCCCTGATCCAACGGTACACGCAACTCAAAAAATCTGATTGCAAGGTCTGCACCGTTGATCCACTTCCGGCCATTCCTAAAACTATTTATTTCGCTGATATCATTTCGCAGGCTGAACAAAATAAGGCAGCAAGTGATATGATGTGGGTAAACAAAGGGCTTGCTGCCTATTGGGGTAAAAGTATAATCTACCTTTCCAAACCAAATCCACCTATCCAGGATAATTTAACTAGCCTGCGTAACGCTGGCAAAAGCACCCTGCGCGAAAAATCTGTTATCAAATAA
- a CDS encoding S8/S53 family peptidase, protein MTKFLSFIMLFLLLTGNLSAQDKLDSELKSLLQTTTGSLGVVVTFHGNTAPTPSHLALLNSLGITKGITFKSLPIAGVLATAAQITALEKDPQVRSVYLNKKLTYYNYNGTHLTGVRRLRTDKEMTSRNKGLPVSGKGIGVMINDSGVDGTHDDIKLGTHLVQNVLGSTNLNAQDAMLPVTWLENVPNTDTNSGHGTHCAGSVGGNGAKSGGLYEGAAPGAHLIGYGSGAALFVLDGIGGFDYALTHQAQYGIRVISNSWGSSGDFDPNNPINVASKIAYDRGIVSLFAAGNDGPSSDTHNPYAVAPWVISVGAGDKYGKLAEFSSRGVKGEGGTFMIDGETWTYENRPTVVAPGVDIVSTRVIGPVASLEAQHDIETLDPAHVPYYTHMSGTSMATPHTAGVVALMLEANPSLTPAQVKDILQKTATNMPGLETWEVGAGYVNAYAAVDHIFRNTTFGAYSNLTRRFNSSVTSQSETTPFTIDYNPLLAANNQITFTVTEGTNSIEAKISSGGLLGQTGNPVNLILLGPDGSEHRAGIPVTFTLTYDRGVAVAAPAPGQWILKVEGLQGIALPETINGTLNMQRVTGTTGMADIVGHPAEASIKMAVAARLVDGLSGAFKPDEYLKRIQLADYLMMGQAIRQYMPTNGAVTFSDLKGSELLLGESVAAKGAALRDRLHAYNGVMLPTSTGKFSPTGNVNRASLAYSLVQALGLQEYALERNGKAVTVNVDGKDIPIEDAKYIPVGLEGYVSIALELGLINAYYSVTQGPLDLFPTMHATFKPLQNVTRAEFAVIITRTYTSWDAATQPVATSGTEAMQTAGVQWQESYSYPNPSTGISTIIYSVTAEGTVSVEVFDVMGRKIKTLVTERQSAGRHSLKFDGSKLPGGTYLYRVTANGKTSTNRMMITK, encoded by the coding sequence ATGACTAAATTTTTAAGCTTTATCATGTTATTCTTGCTACTAACGGGTAACTTAAGTGCACAGGATAAGCTGGACAGCGAACTTAAAAGTTTGCTTCAAACCACCACCGGCTCATTGGGCGTAGTAGTGACTTTCCACGGCAATACAGCCCCCACCCCTTCTCATCTGGCGCTGCTAAACTCGCTGGGCATTACCAAAGGCATCACTTTTAAATCTCTTCCGATAGCTGGCGTACTGGCAACAGCCGCCCAAATAACTGCTCTGGAAAAAGATCCACAGGTGCGTTCTGTTTATTTAAACAAGAAACTTACCTACTATAACTACAATGGCACACATTTAACTGGCGTCCGCAGGCTCCGCACCGACAAGGAAATGACGTCCCGTAATAAAGGGCTTCCGGTTTCTGGTAAAGGTATAGGTGTAATGATTAACGATAGCGGTGTTGATGGCACACACGACGACATAAAACTGGGCACACACTTGGTACAAAACGTACTTGGCTCTACAAACCTGAATGCACAAGACGCCATGCTACCTGTAACCTGGCTGGAGAACGTACCAAACACTGATACAAATTCAGGCCACGGTACGCATTGTGCTGGCTCTGTTGGCGGTAATGGTGCTAAATCTGGTGGTTTATACGAAGGCGCTGCACCCGGTGCACACCTGATCGGCTATGGTTCTGGTGCTGCTCTATTTGTATTAGACGGAATCGGCGGATTTGACTATGCCCTGACACATCAGGCGCAGTATGGTATCCGTGTTATTTCTAACTCCTGGGGATCAAGTGGCGATTTCGACCCGAATAACCCGATAAATGTGGCATCTAAAATTGCTTATGATCGTGGCATTGTATCACTGTTTGCTGCCGGTAATGATGGTCCAAGCTCTGATACCCACAACCCGTATGCTGTTGCGCCTTGGGTAATATCTGTTGGTGCCGGCGATAAGTATGGCAAACTGGCCGAGTTCTCATCGAGAGGAGTAAAAGGTGAAGGCGGAACGTTTATGATAGACGGCGAGACCTGGACCTATGAGAACAGACCTACTGTAGTAGCACCCGGCGTTGATATAGTTTCTACCCGCGTGATCGGACCGGTAGCATCTCTGGAAGCGCAGCATGATATTGAGACCTTAGATCCTGCTCACGTGCCTTATTATACTCACATGAGCGGAACATCTATGGCTACACCACACACGGCAGGTGTAGTAGCGCTTATGCTGGAGGCTAATCCTTCGTTAACACCGGCACAGGTAAAAGACATTCTTCAGAAAACTGCTACCAACATGCCAGGCCTTGAGACATGGGAAGTGGGTGCAGGTTATGTAAATGCGTATGCTGCCGTTGATCATATTTTCCGTAACACTACTTTTGGCGCTTACTCTAACCTGACCAGAAGATTTAACAGCAGCGTTACATCACAATCAGAGACGACTCCATTTACAATAGACTATAACCCGCTGCTGGCCGCTAATAACCAGATTACTTTTACAGTAACGGAAGGAACCAACAGCATCGAAGCAAAAATAAGCTCGGGCGGTTTGTTAGGCCAGACAGGGAACCCAGTTAACCTTATACTATTAGGCCCGGATGGCAGCGAACACAGAGCAGGTATACCTGTAACGTTTACCCTGACTTACGACAGAGGCGTAGCCGTTGCCGCTCCTGCACCAGGCCAGTGGATTCTGAAAGTAGAAGGTTTACAAGGTATAGCTTTACCAGAAACTATAAATGGTACCCTGAACATGCAGCGCGTAACCGGCACTACAGGTATGGCAGATATAGTTGGACATCCGGCTGAAGCATCTATTAAAATGGCTGTTGCAGCGCGCCTGGTAGATGGCTTGAGCGGTGCCTTTAAACCGGATGAATATCTGAAGCGAATCCAGCTGGCAGATTACCTGATGATGGGCCAGGCAATTCGCCAGTATATGCCAACGAACGGTGCCGTTACTTTCTCAGACCTGAAAGGAAGTGAACTGTTGTTAGGTGAATCAGTAGCTGCAAAAGGCGCTGCCTTACGCGACAGGTTGCATGCCTATAATGGTGTTATGTTACCAACTAGCACTGGCAAATTCTCCCCGACCGGCAACGTAAACAGAGCTAGTCTAGCGTACTCCCTGGTACAGGCACTGGGCTTACAGGAATACGCCCTGGAGCGCAACGGAAAAGCTGTTACAGTAAATGTAGACGGTAAGGATATTCCGATTGAAGATGCCAAGTACATACCTGTCGGACTGGAAGGTTATGTAAGTATAGCATTAGAGTTAGGTTTGATAAATGCTTACTACAGTGTTACCCAAGGGCCACTTGACCTGTTCCCAACGATGCATGCTACATTTAAGCCATTACAGAACGTAACCCGTGCTGAGTTTGCTGTAATTATTACCAGAACATATACGAGCTGGGATGCTGCCACACAACCGGTTGCCACATCGGGTACAGAAGCCATGCAAACTGCCGGTGTGCAGTGGCAAGAAAGCTACTCCTATCCTAACCCAAGTACAGGTATAAGCACCATCATCTATTCCGTTACAGCAGAAGGTACGGTATCTGTAGAAGTATTTGATGTGATGGGCAGAAAGATAAAGACATTGGTAACAGAAAGACAATCTGCCGGTCGTCACTCATTGAAGTTTGATGGCAGTAAGTTACCAGGCGGTACTTATTTGTATCGTGTAACGGCCAACGGTAAAACATCTACCAACAGAATGATGATTACGAAATAA
- a CDS encoding dienelactone hydrolase family protein has translation MKKKIISFAVVLLSGSMVFAQEKMNCCTKPTADVTTQFAMLTGNKNFQMKHENPLPFTLENQKGKMVTFKTLDGKTGKAYEIKAAKKTDNYLLVIHEWWGLNDYIKQEAERLATELGNVNVLALDLYDGKIATEREKAVEYVQSVTAKRGIAIINGAIAYAGKDPDIATIGWCFGGAWSLQAAIEAGSKGEAAVIYYGMPERDVERLKNLKAPVLGVFAKQDNSITPEIVQEFEQKMKQADKEVTIKMYDAVHAFANPSNPKYDKQAAEDAHNLAVEFLKKHLD, from the coding sequence ATGAAGAAAAAAATCATCTCCTTTGCCGTAGTACTGCTAAGCGGATCAATGGTTTTTGCGCAGGAAAAAATGAATTGCTGCACTAAACCTACTGCCGATGTCACCACACAATTTGCCATGCTTACCGGAAATAAAAACTTTCAGATGAAGCATGAAAATCCACTCCCGTTTACGCTAGAGAACCAGAAAGGCAAAATGGTAACGTTTAAAACTCTGGATGGTAAAACCGGCAAAGCTTACGAGATAAAAGCCGCTAAGAAAACAGACAATTACCTGCTGGTGATACACGAATGGTGGGGACTTAACGACTACATAAAACAGGAAGCTGAGCGGCTGGCAACAGAACTTGGTAACGTAAATGTGCTGGCCCTGGACCTGTATGATGGCAAAATAGCCACCGAACGCGAGAAAGCTGTGGAGTACGTACAATCGGTAACGGCAAAACGCGGTATAGCTATAATAAACGGCGCTATAGCCTATGCCGGTAAAGACCCCGACATTGCAACTATTGGCTGGTGCTTTGGCGGCGCGTGGTCGTTGCAGGCAGCTATAGAAGCCGGTAGCAAAGGAGAAGCTGCTGTTATTTACTACGGCATGCCCGAGCGTGATGTGGAGCGACTGAAAAACTTAAAGGCTCCTGTGCTGGGTGTTTTTGCAAAGCAGGACAACTCCATTACCCCCGAGATTGTGCAGGAATTTGAGCAGAAAATGAAGCAGGCTGACAAGGAAGTAACTATAAAAATGTATGATGCCGTACATGCTTTCGCCAACCCTAGTAACCCAAAGTATGACAAACAAGCCGCCGAAGATGCGCATAATCTGGCTGTAGAGTTTCTGAAGAAACACTTGGATTAA